A region of Mesotoga sp. Brook.08.105.5.1 DNA encodes the following proteins:
- a CDS encoding patatin-like phospholipase family protein — protein MRRALLVFSVVLLAVTAVSVAVVFSGGGGRGAYEIGVYGAMLDLGLEIDAIYGSSVGAINAAGLISEGFEAARDVWCSIDYQELMNASPHLYELIQGNLLGLDAMELASAMRTLTSENGIDIEPMRTKMKEMIVEEKVRASNIELGIVLYSLSGLRPYAMYKDLIPEGKLVDFVLASANFPAFAREEINGEVFIDGGVYSNLPLFMAKERGHEEVVAVDLIGIYFGEALAFINIFTDGMKVTLIEPSEQFGTVMTFDPEVSKKYLICGYLDTMKKFGVLRGDSYFILGDEDPLRAHFLSLEEESRIEALRLLGLVGVEGETAEYHYYREFIPWLESIVKQPYSRTCHLVTGMLEEMAAFLQIDRLAPYSPSTLMYEVITAFSADNFQSERDLTYLTRYKKLFVFLEFIDDRKPCTSELSNEFRSFAEEFQESVGLLEQTCSQQSRISH, from the coding sequence GGTCACTGCTGTCTCGGTCGCTGTGGTTTTTTCTGGCGGTGGAGGTAGAGGTGCTTACGAAATCGGTGTTTACGGAGCCATGCTTGATCTCGGTTTGGAAATCGATGCCATTTACGGCTCCTCTGTCGGAGCAATCAACGCGGCCGGTCTTATCAGTGAGGGCTTTGAGGCTGCGAGAGATGTGTGGTGCAGCATAGATTACCAAGAGCTTATGAATGCCTCTCCTCATTTGTACGAACTGATCCAGGGAAATCTCCTGGGCCTCGATGCGATGGAGCTAGCTTCGGCAATGAGAACTCTCACCTCCGAAAATGGAATAGACATAGAACCCATGAGAACCAAGATGAAAGAAATGATCGTTGAGGAAAAGGTGAGAGCAAGCAATATAGAACTTGGAATCGTTCTCTACTCTCTCAGTGGCTTGCGACCTTACGCAATGTACAAAGACCTCATCCCGGAGGGAAAACTGGTCGATTTTGTTCTGGCAAGCGCGAACTTTCCCGCCTTCGCGCGTGAAGAGATAAACGGAGAGGTTTTCATAGACGGAGGCGTCTATTCTAACTTACCTCTTTTCATGGCAAAGGAGAGAGGCCACGAAGAGGTTGTCGCAGTCGACCTTATTGGAATCTACTTTGGAGAAGCTCTCGCTTTTATAAACATCTTCACCGATGGAATGAAGGTCACGTTGATAGAACCTTCAGAGCAATTTGGGACAGTAATGACCTTTGATCCTGAGGTCTCGAAGAAGTATCTTATTTGCGGTTATCTCGATACAATGAAGAAGTTCGGTGTTCTGCGGGGTGATAGCTATTTCATTCTAGGAGATGAGGATCCCTTGAGAGCCCATTTTCTTTCACTAGAAGAAGAATCGAGAATTGAGGCGCTAAGACTTCTGGGGCTTGTAGGTGTCGAAGGCGAGACGGCAGAATACCACTACTACCGGGAATTCATTCCCTGGCTGGAAAGCATTGTGAAGCAGCCCTACTCGAGAACCTGTCATCTCGTTACCGGAATGCTCGAAGAGATGGCTGCCTTTCTCCAGATCGATAGACTGGCTCCCTACTCGCCATCAACTCTAATGTACGAAGTCATTACGGCGTTCAGCGCAGATAACTTTCAGAGCGAAAGGGATCTCACGTACCTGACCAGATACAAGAAACTCTTTGTTTTTCTCGAATTCATAGACGATCGGAAGCCCTGCACATCGGAACTTTCCAACGAGTTTAGATCCTTTGCAGAAGAGTTTCAGGAGTCTGTTGGACTTTTGGAACAAACTTGCTCGCAGCAATCCCGTATATCTCACTGA
- a CDS encoding NDP-sugar synthase, protein MKAMILAAGAGTRLKPLTSRLPKPMLPIIEKPVIEFIVELLAKYDVKEIMVNVSHLAGVLQSYMRSGYRFGVRIGYSFEGHFENGQLVPEPVGSAGGLKKIQEKSGFFDETFIVLCGDAIVDFDIAKAYEFHKASNSMATIISKEVETKKVSNYGIIVSDSSGRVESFQEKPPIDKARSNLANTGIYIFEPEVFDYIPSKQFFDIGGELLPLLVQKKERVFSLDTKIEWYDIGRNSDYLEILGMALRGQIRGFEPSGKQVTEGLWIGTGSVLEKSTKIITPVFIGAGSLVEKNVKLEGPVMIGSNCKIHSGVELSNVFVGDYTRIKPGFKGKNLLITSEYYVTVDGSGGSIADSNLKNYISDVRSLEGNSTVH, encoded by the coding sequence ATGAAAGCCATGATTTTAGCAGCTGGCGCGGGGACGAGACTTAAACCGCTAACAAGCAGGCTGCCAAAACCGATGCTTCCCATTATTGAAAAGCCTGTAATCGAATTCATTGTCGAACTACTTGCAAAGTATGATGTGAAGGAGATAATGGTTAACGTCTCACACCTTGCCGGAGTCCTTCAGAGCTATATGAGAAGCGGCTACAGATTCGGTGTGAGAATAGGTTACTCCTTCGAAGGTCACTTTGAGAATGGCCAGCTCGTTCCGGAGCCCGTAGGTTCGGCAGGCGGACTGAAGAAGATTCAGGAAAAGTCTGGATTCTTCGATGAGACTTTTATTGTGCTATGCGGAGATGCTATTGTCGATTTCGATATCGCGAAAGCATACGAGTTTCATAAAGCGAGCAATTCTATGGCAACAATAATCTCAAAGGAAGTCGAGACGAAGAAGGTCTCGAATTACGGAATTATCGTTAGCGATTCTTCGGGAAGGGTTGAGTCCTTCCAGGAAAAGCCACCGATTGACAAAGCAAGGTCTAATCTGGCAAACACAGGTATATATATCTTTGAGCCTGAAGTCTTCGATTACATCCCAAGCAAACAGTTTTTCGACATCGGGGGAGAACTCTTGCCATTGCTTGTTCAGAAGAAGGAGCGGGTCTTCTCTCTGGACACGAAGATCGAATGGTACGATATAGGGCGGAATTCGGACTATCTTGAAATCCTTGGGATGGCTCTAAGAGGTCAAATAAGAGGTTTTGAGCCTTCTGGAAAGCAAGTTACCGAAGGTTTGTGGATAGGAACGGGTTCGGTTCTGGAGAAGTCTACGAAGATAATTACGCCCGTGTTTATAGGTGCGGGATCTCTCGTAGAGAAGAACGTGAAGCTTGAAGGGCCGGTAATGATTGGATCCAACTGCAAAATCCACAGCGGCGTTGAACTGAGTAACGTCTTTGTGGGAGACTATACGCGGATCAAACCCGGTTTCAAGGGAAAGAATTTATTGATCACATCTGAGTACTACGTGACAGTAGACGGGAGCGGGGGAAGTATCGCCGACTCGAATCTCAAGAATTACATTTCGGATGTGAGGTCTTTGGAAGGCAACTCCACTGTCCACTAG